The following nucleotide sequence is from Citrus sinensis cultivar Valencia sweet orange chromosome 6, DVS_A1.0, whole genome shotgun sequence.
atggtctgggttgataGTAGTTATGGTTCTGATTGTAGGGTCTAagtggtggctgagaggcttgaggaattggttgcattggtggagctggagctgctggtccattctgttggaatccttgagaccataaaaaattagggtggtctctccatccagggttatatatgttggagtatgggttgtgaTTCGAtagttttctcattacacctatggcattgacttgatctgagtatgagtcatggtcatgtggctctgttgatttagcagtcgataacgatgctatttgtcgataaagaccttcaattatcgctttgacttctttaatttctgaacttgactcgccaatgtgaatctcatttactcccttaattcttttagtgttCATAAGTGATCAACTCTGTTGTTgagaattatccgcttgtcgctggaagtattctcaaatctctgatgcactttttgacattagctctcctccacttgttgccattagccattcttgcacattcagcaataatccctctaaaaagtattggcattggtgtcatttctcgtacccatgatatGGACACTTCAatagtagcccattgaatcgctcccatgtttcgaaaaactactcgtcttctctctgggtaaactctgaaatttccctgcgaatagcattggttttatgcactgggaaatatttattcaaaaatttagttaccatttgttcccatgatatGATGCTATTGGTAGGTAATGTATTAAgtcatgaacgagctctatcttttaaagaaaatgagaataatttaagtttaatatcatcatctgaaaaattctcatatataaatgtttgacaaacagcatgaaaatcattcaaatgattatatgggtcctcattttctaggtcatagatgttgggagacaattcagcacactaggttttagttcaaaacttctagcagctacattttgCTATCCtgtgcatgatgtgctcaaattagctaagggactaaagtagtccttaaatggcctctcatgtggtggtgcttgttgttgcaaatccattttatttttaatgtgtttATGTGTGCGCaatgttttttctaattcaaggtctataggctcaagattaggtaataatgaccttcgaccatgcatgcaaagaacacaaaataaatgtgaacaaaacaaataaaaataaaaaagaaagagaaattacggtactaattttatcatgctGTTACAACCTTTAtataaaaacacactaaaataaatacgtgaaataaattaactaaaaataaattaatgagctaaacaaaaattacaaagaaaaataacttgaaaattacattacaaaaataaaaaatacaagaaaacaaataaaagaaattattcacaaaaattaattttacgaattaaaataacttacctccccggcaacggcgccaaaaacttattgtgcaaattttattgaactcgcaagtgcatgaatctattgtagaatagatcaatagtgatgagtgtcgatcccacgagaaggtggattttaattgtgtgtagaattaatttttctaaatgagtggttggatttatggtaaagatgatttggaatatcctaattttgaattgaaatgacagaattaaattaaagtggaaCTATAATAATTGTAGCGCTTGGGTATTTAGATCCGTATTAACATGCACTAtgagctaaatattccttattagtgtcaattaaatcatgagaggGGAATCCACAACTCACGAACCACattctaatcaatatggtgctaagggcttatcgtgccaaataataataatcttatactagggagccggtgaagccagggcggtatctagacaagattattattatttatcgacgagaagtcaaaacatccataaaaattagaggggaagagaaagtaaatttaccaattaAAGACCATGACACAGGTTGAGACTTCACTTTCAACctaagcttaaaagaaaattagctactcataattgaactaggggcaaaatgaaaatttattaaaatgcgtagaaaatacaagatggagaaggaattacagaaaatgaagtccaaaaatagattcagagatatcaaattaggggagaggccccttttttatagatacattgagtaaatcatggctatcggattaaaaataatttggatgctcaggattgcgccacgtcatcagtcaacagtacgcggtttgaacagtgacaccgtttgacccgggttgaacagtaatgcagtttggttgaaaataatcctgtgtatatgcatgtaccgtacgcgcaaTTTTTGATCCACTAACATGCTACCACGTCACCAATCAACaatgcataagaattttagttcaacatgatcgtgacacctcatcaatcaatatcacatcatcagtcaatgctacgtcatcgatccgtctatgtaaatagtgtcgtgaacagtaacgtagacagtaccatatatgtgaatagtaccgcacatgtgaacagtgccatttttccttttatgcttaTTACTATTTCGATGACTTATGTTagatctattatttttttgatgcGCTCATTTTAAGCCTACTATTGTTCATGGAATTTATAACTCATTTTAGCTTATTATTGTctttatatattcattttctgCATATAgctattttgatttattttatttattgtcaaaatttagaagtattaaaatttattattattattattattattattattattattataatagtaataaaatcatgaattttttttaaaacattatgacattaaaaaaatatagaagttGATTAAAGTTTAGTATTGACATTAAATTATAtctaattactaatattaataGTGTAGTATTTACAGTAAAGGGTAAATTtgtccaaaaataaaaattgtaattccTTTTCCCATagaattttatgttaaattaaacattgaaatttaatttccttATTCCCTTCCTCTCCTTTCTTTCCCTTCCCTTTCATTTCTCTCATTTCCTCTCCTCCTCTTTCTTCACATCACAAAccaccttattttattttttattacaggGGAACAgatatcaatatattattataaagcaAGTTAAACCAGTGGAAAAAAGGAAGCCATTCTCTTTTTTGTAGCCATGCAAGTTAAGGGTAGTCGACACCAGCGGTAATTCAagagttttattaaatttatttaattagaattaaaattataaattcaagAAAGAAAGGTCTTATGTGAGTTTTAGGTGGGTACCAATGGCTCCTCCCGTTTTAGAAACTATGAGATCCATTAAGAGTTAAGAGTACTGTACCTTCCAATTTAAGCATGTTAAATaaccatattttattaattttaatggatttTCTAACCATAACAGTAAATGGACGGAAGGATACACTGCTGTTGAGATAATGTTGTTGAATCCCCAAAGCAACTGAAACTTTTCATACTTTTCAGTCATTTAGTAAAGTTTTAGTGACACATTTGATGATGTCgcttgtttttttgtctgaaatttaaatagttttgaattagtctaaattttgtttctttatctaaaatttaaatagttttaaattagtctaaattttatataaaactaaatatctaaatttgaatgatatatttattttttttattcgagttactaaaaataaatattaagttatttattttgtaacttaaaaaaatctaaaagttagtatttttacatttgtacccttaaatttaaaaatgttaaacaaataataggcatctcaaaagtcaaataacttaaataaaataacatattatcataacataaatGGATTGAGTACACtcctttatattttaaattagtaaatgttaattaatttcattatattttatgatgtttttatatgaaaaaatattcataaaaagttataaagataaataatgctaatttaaagaaaataaaaggatacaTATAATGGTAGTCCACCACTCTATTATCACAAATTATAGACATTggtaataatgttaattattaaattttatttagttaaggataaaaattaactaggcttttttttttatgaaacagGACATTCATTAAGAAGAAAAGCCAAACAGATCAATAATTAAGAACAGAGGTGGAACAACCCTCCACTCTCCGTGCCCTGACAAAGAATTCCCCGCCTGAGCTACAGAGTGGGCAGCGGAATTCGCAGACCGTCTAAcgaaagagaaagaaacatCTCGTATAAAATTAGACAAAGCACAACAGTCTTCAATAATAAGACTAGAACTACTAGGACCCGAGAGATTATTAACTAAAGCATTGTACACATTTAGGCAATCCATCTCAATAGTAACATTGGACAACTGTAATTGCTTAATCCAACTAAGGGTCTCTCGAACACTAAGGGCTTCATCATTACGAGCATTAAATCTTCCAAGAATGCTGCAACACCTAGTTGCCACAAATGCACCATTTGAGTCTCGAATAACACTACCCAAGCCAATATATCCCCTGGAAGCAAACATGGCTGCATCCACATTACACTTTAATCTACCAGCCTAAGGAGGTTCCCAACAAATTGCACTGTGACCTACATTAGAAGGCTGAGAAGACAGAAATTGATTCTTCCTGACAGACTgccattgaaaaagaaaatgaccaGCAGAATTGAGGAGCTGCTACACACCAGAGCTCTTCCCACACCAAACCATAGCATTTCAATTATGCCAAAGACTCCAACAGATCATGACAGCAAGATGAGTTTGATCAAGGCTATACAAAACTTCTAACCAATGCAAAAGATTTTACCCACCCCCAAAGAATCCGATAAAAGAAGTCATCCAGCAAGTTCTCGCAAAGGGGCAATGAAGCAATATATGACAAACACTTTCAGAACTAGCATGGCAAATAGGACAAGCAGGGGGTAcctttacatattttttgagGAGATTCTCGATTGTAGCAAGGACATTTGTCAATGCTCGCCACATGAAGTGCTTCACTTTACTTGGCGCCTCTAATCTCCATAACTGATTCCAAATGCTGCTAGAAGGGATATCTGGGTAGGGAAGCAACATCTTGTAGCTACTTCGAACAGTATAAACCCCTTTGGCCTCATGCATCCAATACCATGAATCCGCATTGCTTCTGTTGCTCAGAGGGATCTGCCATATTAGATTCTTATCcctgttattaaaaatatcgTTGAGAATATCATAATTCCAAATTCTAGTGTTAGGGACCATTAACGGGCTAACTGGAGCCGACTTGACTTGCTCACTCAACAAAGTATTGACAAATCCACACTCACTGTCAGGAAGCCATGGATCCTTGCCGATAAATGTTTGCTCACCATCCCCTATTCGAACTCGGCTACCTTCAATAACAACCTGCTTGCCTGCCATAATGGATCGCCATGCGTAGCTAGGATTATGCCCCAAAGTATCTCCAGCAAAAGAAGTTCGGGAATAATACCTCGCTTTGAATATTTGTGCAACTAAAGAATTCGGCTTTGTCATCAATCTCTAGCCTTTCTTCCCTAACATAGCAAGATTAAAAGCATGAAGCTTTTTAAAACCAATTCCCCCAGCTGACTTGGGTTTACAAAGAGCATCCCAGCGCATCCAGTTAATACCTCCCCCATGATTACGGCTATTACCCCACCAAAAGGAGTTAATCATGATCTCTAACTCCTTGTACAGCTCTAGAGGGAGTAGGTAGATATTCATCACAAAATTTGGCACAGCCTGAGCAAccatttttaacagaatttCTTTCCCCACTCTAGATAAAAACTTCTTATTCCACCCTTGAAGCTTCTTCCAGACCTTCTCCTTCACAAACAGAAAGACATCGCTGCGTTTCCTACCAATTTTTTAGGGCAGCCCCAAATATGGTCCATGGTTTTTTATTGCCATAACCCCAAGAGTAGTACAAATCTGTTGGGCAATATCTTCGTTCATATTCATACTAAATGAGATAGAAGATTTGACATAGTTAACACACTGCCCAGAAGCATTTCCATATGCACACAACACCTGCTTAATTAAGTTAACTTCCACTTGGtttgcacaaaaaaataagaaatagtCATCTGCAAAAAGGAGATGAGATATTACAAGAGCCTTCCTAGCAACTTGAACTCCATGAATCAATCATGTTTTCTCATATTTAGCAATTAAAGAGCTAAGCCCCTCAGCACATAATAAGAAAAGATATGGTGATAAAGGGTCTCCTTGACGAAGTCCCCTTCTCGAAATAATAGGGCCCACTTCATTACCATCCCTAAGCAGACTATAACTTACTGTAATAACACAGAGCATGATCAACTGAACCCATTCATCAGCAAAACCCAACTTCGACATCATTGCTCTAAGaaaatcccattcaacacGGTCATAGGCCTTAACCATATCAATTTTCAGTGCTGCAACCCTCTTCTTTCCTTTTCGTTTCCTTTTCAAAAAATGCATTATTTCGGTTGAGATTAAAATGTTGTTTGTTATGGCTCTTCCGGGAACAAAATCACTTTGAGAGTTAGAAATAACAGAATCAAGGACAAGCTTCAAACGGTTAGCAAGCATTTTGGCAATAATTTTGTAGAGTACATTACACAAAGCAATTGGCCGCATGTCTGATAGAACCTCAGGCTGTGCTTTTTTAGGAATAAAAACAATGAACgttttatttaaatccaaaGGGAATTCTTTGTTTGCTAGAAAATAAAGACAAGTAGCTGAAACATCTCTCCCCACAAtatgccaattttttttatagaaagcaGGGTTCATACCATCAGGTCCTGGTGATTTGTTAGGGTGCATACTGAACAGAGCTTCTTTGACATCAGCATCAGTGAATGGAGCCAACAGAATCTGGTTTTGCTCAGCCGTAATAGAAGCCATCACAGAGGAAATTACAGCCTCACTATTGCTACCACTTGAAGAAAAAAGATCTGTAAAATAAGTTCCAATGAGTGTATCAATTTCGCCCGAGTCAGTACACCACACCCCCTGAGCATTACGTAATTTGACAATggtattcttcttcttcctcgtagatgacattgaatgaaaatagTGAGAATTCAGATCCCCTTCTTTCAACCAAACGGTCTTAGCTCGCTGCTTCCAAAAGCTTTTGTGACTGTGTAGAAGCTCATTGTATCATCTACGAACTTCAGTGAACTCCATAAGTCCTTCACTATCACGACGGCCTCGCAAGATTCTTATACGGGTCTTGTAATCCTTTATACGACTATAAAAATCTCGGATCATATGCCCTCCCCAATTCATTAACTGCAAATCATAAACCGAGAGCTTTTGTTGGATTAAGAGCGCAGTTGTATCGTCCCAGCTGCATCGAACGATCTATTCACAATCAGCTTCATGAAGCCAAAGGTTCTCAAAACGAAAACGGCTGACCCGAGAAGCTGAATGAAAGTTGTGAACTGGATCCAAAAATATGGGTAAGTGATCCGAACTAGTAGCCTCCATACTTTGAACTTTAGCATTGGGAAATTTATCATGCCAAGATGAGAAGGCAAAAGCTCGATCAAGACGCTCTTCCACCCAGTTGACAGTGCCTTTACCTCGCTCCCAAGTAAATTGATACCCAACCATTCCTAAATCCGAAAGCCCAACATCAGAAATGGCACTTCGAAAACCTTGGATTTTCCAGGAAGCATGAGGACGAGAACCATTCTTTTCACTAGAATCAAGCAAGTCGTTAAAATCTCCAAGACAAACCCATGAAAGAGTAGAGAAAAAGGCAAGCCGACGTAGAAGATTCCATGAGTcactacaaaaaaaatgactGTTAGGGACAAATATTTTGTGAcagattaaaataattgtccCTATTTATGATATATTGGGACAAACGTTAGCATTTGTCactaatatttaagaaaattgtTCGCGCATTAGTTTGGCGCCATAATACTTAATCATTTAGGGACAATATCTGTAATTTTTgtcacaataaattaaaaagatttaattttatttgttttaagacAAATACAACCGTCCCTGTCActaatcttaattaattatgtcacAACTCATGCATATTTTTTTGCCCAAAACACTCTTCTTCTCTAATTGGGGCACTGATTCTTCTATCTTCGTATTATAATCCAATTTCATAACCATCAATTTTTTGAAACCTAATCAAATATGgatttctcttattttctttccttatCCCAATCGAATTTCacccttttattttaatttctctattaCAAACCCTAAGGCAACTCTACTTTCTCGCCTCCATCCTTTCATAAAAACCAAGCAATTGTTTTGTCCTTCCGCTATAAGGTAATCAAGTCATGGTTTATtgcctttattttttgttctttttaatcGTCCACTACTTTTGTTATTCTAATTGCTAAAATTTGTTGTTGggtgttgattttgataaatattctGCAATTGACACCAAGATCTTGTTTTTATATTCTACAATCGGTAAGCTGCAACAGTCTCAAACACtaaatttcttgaaatttatactttatttttcttttttatgctgaatttatattttctagaAATTCTTACAAGTTATCCAAAATTCTTTCTATCTCTGGAGTACTTATTTTTGCTGTGAGTTCTCAGATAatagtaaaacaaaacaaattttagtgAATTAATTGTGCCTACGtatgattattattcttttcttcttcattttctcttcttctttctccaatgagagggaaaagaaaagggaaggATTGAAAATGTGGGggttatttaaaataatatttgatttatgCTGGGTTATCTTCAGTGGTATTGTACAGTATTACCGTAGTGTTCTTTGACCATAATAATAGTGTTGAGTAGACATATCCTTTATTTGTCCTTAGTTAACCCTTaatgcaaattttgcttgGTTTCATATAGCATGATTGTTTGGTATTATTAAGAATTAGAGTATTTTGATGTTCTAGTTTAAAAACTGAAATTAGATGAAATTATCCCAAATAGTTGGTCTTTGGCTGAGCATGTTGCATCCTGCAAAAgataacatatattttatttagttccATTTTGGGATTATTGTGATTTTACTCAATATTTTCTAGTTTCAGTTTGAATTTTatgtgattttcatttttcttctctgGAACTATATGCCTGTAATGACCAAGTATTAATTTCTCTCCCATGTGTCTTTTCTACATTGAGAACATGTAAAGTAGACACCATTGAAAAGATTATTTGACAATTAGATTACACAAGTCCAGTACACAATCAGAATTGAATTCTAATAAACTTTTCAAACgtaaaaagctaaaaacaaataataaaattttatggtcaAGAAGTTAGTGTTCATACAAGAAGGGAATATAAAGCTTTGATTAGAAGAAAAAGGCTTGTGTACTCGCTACAAGTAATATAAAGGATATTGCAGTATATGGTGTTCTTATCTTAATTGCATCATTATTTCTAGAAGTGTGGTTGGAGAACTTCTGAAGAGATGTAGTGTGCCATTGTCTAATTGTCACAAACTCTTCTCTGTTTTCTCATGTGatttaatgatataaataaattagttggGAGGTGTGTAAAGCTTGATCTGGCTTGTTAGAGTGGTGATTGGTGATTGGACATATTCTTGtccaagaaaacaaatttaatttcttgctTACTTGGTAGACAGctaatccataatttttttaaaagcctAATAGGACAATAATTTAGAGGTGCAAACGAGAATCAAGAAGTGTCTTTTAAAGGGGCCAAAATgctgatttctttttttttttcctagtcTTCAGTGGTTCCTTTTGCTATATTATTGAAGTCCATTAATTACTTGCTAAAAGTGTTTTCTATAAAATCTGAAATTGACATCTAATCTAGAGATCATGTTTGCATATTTGAAGAAATACATTTactaaacaaaagaatttcattgttatatatatatatataatcaaagCATTCGAAGGTTTTGGAATTGCTTGAATTCtttactataattaatttattataactctTTATGATGATCCTATttctcttaaaataaattgatgctcatttctttattgttaattCACTGATGCGGGATTATATTGTTTATCCAGTTAAAGTGGTGTTAATAAAGAAGTTGGTCCTCCATTGAGCATTCTTCAAAGCACCACTTATATGTAagtgatttatttttgttaataaattttgtttagaagcaataatctttatatatattctttataGGGCATGTATCATTTTCATACTAGTATTAATAAGTAATGTCTGACTTTTGAAATGAACTAGTGGCATTAAACTTTATTTGATATTGCATATAGAATCAAAAAGTAATGCCTGACTTTTGAAATGAACGgcattaaaatattacatttctaTACTAGAGTTGATGTTATATTtccaatataaatttaatccaaaattttacctattacttttttccttatacaattgttaaaattaatagcCAAATAATTTGTCTAATCAATTATGAAAACTTGCCAATAACTTACACTGACTAGTAGAAATTGATTGACCACAATCTAGGCATACTAAAAAATTCCTGAAAATAAtgttagataaaaaaaaccaaGATAAGCATTAgacaaataacataatatGAACAAAAAGGTTATAAAGTATACTATTTTATTTAGCAATTGTATCtgttgaataaaaaaagttaaaggaCTTGATGTTAATTCACTTTATGGCGAAGATCTAAACTTCATAACTTTTagtttaattcttttataattagttGCTCAATTGAATGGCTCATCTAAAGATCATGTGAATTTCACTTATGGCGCTATTatattctttgatttttttggtctagcttgttatttatttatttacattttaaagtatttatagttttattgcgatttttcttttttatttagttctcTTACAATTTTGTTTGTAATACTCGTTTCATTATTACACATGGAATGCTACTTAGTGATTAGATACATTacttttttgtcaaaaatatctatttttacttattttattttcaactattataattttattattttattcatattcaatTCAGGATTGTCTACTAGAATTCTCAATTATATAATGGATAAGAGTTAGATTCATGAGTTTAGGGCAAGTCCAGCATTCAAATTGGGAGTTTCCGAATTCTTGAAATTTGCATTTGAAAATACTACTAATGATGGGAGATTAAAATGTCTATGTAAGAAATGTATTAATAGATATCGTCACGATAGAGATACTGTTTATGGACATATGATATGTTTTGGAGTAGGCACTGATTATTTTAGTAACAAGTGGATTTACCATGGAGAGCTTAAGAAAAGGCAAACAACTGTGAGTAACGAAGGAGCAAATGAGACAGACAATATGCATGACATGCTACATGATGCTTGCAGAATTCCTAATGATGATGTTAGTGACCATGACAATGGTCCTGATGACATGATGGGTGAGTGTAATAAAGTTCCTAATCATGATGCTCAGACATTCTATAAACTGTTGGAAGATGTTGAGCAAGAGTTATACCCAGGATGTAAAAGGTTCACTAAATTTTCCTTCATTGTTCGCTTATTCCACATTAAGTGCCTTAATGGACTAAGTGATAAAGCAGTTACAATGCTTCTTGAATTGATAAAAGAAGCATTACCAAAAGGGGAAACTTTGCCCAAGTCTTTTTATCATGCCAAAAAGATTATTGGTGGCTTAGGTCTCGGgtacaaaaaaattgatgcaTGTCCTAATGATTGTATGTTATattggaaagaaaatgagcATGATTCTTCTTGTTCAATATGTGGTGCATCTCGATGGAAACCCACATCTGATGATCTAGGACATAATAATCTAAATCAGTCATCTGCAACTACTCGTAGGGTTCCAGCTAAAGTGCTCTGCCACTTCCCTTTAAAACCTAGACTTCAAAGATATTTCATGTCAAAGAAGACATCTTCATTTATGCAATGGCATGAAAATGATCGTGTCAAATATGGCATATTGAGGCATCCAGCTGATTCTAAAGCTTGGAAAAGCTTGGATCAACGTTATCCAGAGTTTGCTTTAGATCCTCGTAATGTAAGATTGAGGTTAGCAAGCGATGGTTTTAACCCATTTGGTACAATGAGTTTATCTCATAGTACATTGCCAATTGTTTTGATGATTTATAATTTGCCTCCTTGGATGTGCATGAAGCAGCCAAATATTCTTATGTCTTTACTTATTCCAGGGCCATATGCTCCTGGAAATGACATTGATGTTTACTTGCAacctttaataaatgaattgagGGAATTATGGGAGGATGGTGTGAACACATTTGATACCTCATCAAAtcagaattttaattttcgtGCAGCATTATTATGGACAATCAGTGACTTCCCAGCGTATGCTAATCTGGCATGATGGAGCATTAAAGGTCATTTTGCTTGTCCTCATTATAATGTAAACACAACTTATCAAAGGTTAAAGTATTGGCATAAGTATTGTTATTTAGGGCATCGTCGTTTCTTAGAGGGAAATGCTCCAACTCCACTAACAGAGACTGAGGTTCCAGAACAGATGAACCAAGTGCACACTATAAATGGaaaacacaaattaaataCAAGTGGAAAACGTCAACGAGATGATATCAATGATGAGGATATTGCTATATGGAAAAAGaagagtatttttttttatgtttccaTATTGGGAGCATAACCTCATTCGCCATAACTTAAATGTTATGCacattgagaaaaatatttgtgataGCATTATTGGGACTTTGTTGAATATTAAAGGTAAAACCAAAGACAATTTAAAGCACGTCTTGATATGAAAGAATTGAGAATAAAGCAATCTCTTCATCTCCAATCTAAAGAAGGAAAGACAGTGCTACCACAAGCATGCTACTCAATGACTCAGAGTGAAAAAGACATCTTTTGTAAGGTATTATCAAACATCAAAGTTCCTGATTGCTATTCAGCAAATATCTCACGATGTGTGGACCTTAAACAATGTAAAATTCATGGATTAAAAAGTCATGATTGTCACATATTAATGCATCAACTTCTTCCGCTAGCAGTGAGAAAGTCCTTGCAAAAAAATGTTAGCTCAGTGCTGATTGAATTATGCAATTTCTTCAGAGATCTTTGTTCTAAAGTTGGAACAATTGAAGAGTTTGTTCAACTTAAATCTCGTatcactttaattttatgccatcttgaaaatatatt
It contains:
- the LOC107177355 gene encoding uncharacterized protein LOC107177355; the encoded protein is MTKPNSLVAQIFKARYYSRTSFAGDTLGHNPSYAWRSIMAGKQVVIEGSRVRIGDGEQTFIGKDPWLPDSECGFVNTLLSEQVKSAPVSPLMVPNTRIWNYDILNDIFNNRDKNLIWQIPLSNRSNADSWYWMHEAKGVYTVRSSYKMLLPYPDIPSSSIWNQLWRLEAPSKVKHFMWRALTNVLATIENLLKKYVKVPPACPICHASSESAGRLKCNVDAAMFASRGYIGLGSVIRDSNGAFVATRCCSILGRFNARNDEALSVRETLSWIKQLQLSNVTIEMDCLNVYNALVNNLSGPSSSSLIIEDCCALSNFIRDVSFSFVRRSANSAAHSVAQAGNSLSGHGEWRVVPPLFLIIDLFGFSS
- the LOC102627564 gene encoding uncharacterized protein LOC102627564; the encoded protein is MICFGVGTDYFSNKWIYHGELKKRQTTVSNEGANETDNMHDMLHDACRIPNDDVSDHDNGPDDMMGECNKVPNHDAQTFYKLLEDVEQELYPGCKRFTKFSFIVRLFHIKCLNGLSDKAVTMLLELIKEALPKGETLPKSFYHAKKIIGGLGLGYKKIDACPNDCMLYWKENEHDSSCSICGASRWKPTSDDLGHNNLNQSSATTRRVPAKVLCHFPLKPRLQRYFMSKKTSSFMQWHENDRVKYGILRHPADSKAWKSLDQRYPEFALDPRNVRLRLASDGFNPFGTMSLSHSTLPIVLMIYNLPPWMCMKQPNILMSLLIPGPYAPGNDIDVYLQPLINELRELWEDGVNTFDTSSNQNFNFRAALLWTISDFPAYANLA